One Ostrea edulis chromosome 2, xbOstEdul1.1, whole genome shotgun sequence genomic region harbors:
- the LOC130051453 gene encoding trichoplein keratin filament-binding protein-like, whose product MCVEKIEMRVETWEEMCEEKIEMRVETWEEMCKEKIEMRIETKEELCVEKIEMRVETWEEMCEEKIEMRVETKEEMCEEKIKMMVETKEEMCEEKIEMRIETKEELCVEKIEMRVETKEEMCEEKIEMRVETWEEMCVEKIEMRVETWEKMCVEKIEMRVETWEEMCEEKIEMRVETWEEMCVEKIEMRVETWEEMCEEKIEMRVETWEEMCEEKIEMRVETWEEMCVEKIEMRVETWEEMCEEKIEMRVETWEEMCVEIKMRVEAWEEMCEEKIEMRVETKEEMCVEKIEMRVETWEEMCVEIKMRVETWEEMCEEKIEMRVETKEEMCKEKIEMRVETKEEMCKEKIEMRVETKKEMCEEKIEMRVETWEEMCVEIKMRVEAWEEMCEEKIEMRVETKEEMCVEKIKMRVETWEEMCEEKIEMRVETKEEMCVEKIEMRVETWEEMCVEIKMRVETWEEMCEEKIEMRVETKEEMCVEKIKMRVETWEEMCEEKIEMRVETKEEMCVEKIEMRVETWEEMCVEIKMRVETWEEMCEEKIEMRVETKEEMCVEKIEMRVETWEEMCVEIKMRVETWEEMCEEKIEMRVETKEEMCKEKIEMRVETKEEMCKEKIEMRVETKKEMCEEKIEMRVETWEEMCVEIKMRVETWEEMCEEKIEMRVETKEEMCVEKIKMRVETWEEMCEEKIEMRVETKEEMCVEKIKMRVETWEEMCEEKIEKRVETKEEMCEEKIEMRVETKEEMCVEKIEMRVETWEEMCEEKIEMRVETWEEMCVEKIKMRIET is encoded by the coding sequence ATGTGCGTGGAGAAGATTGAGATGAGGGTAGAGACTTGGGAGGAGATGTGCGAGGAGAAGATTGAGATGAGGGTAGAGACTTGGGAGGAGATGTGCAAGGAGAAGATTGAGATGAGGATAGAGACTAAGGAGGAGTTGTGCGTGGAGAAGATTGAGATGAGGGTAGAGACTTGGGAGGAGATGTGCGAGGAGAAGATTGAGATGAGGGTAGAGACTAAGGAGGAGATGTGCGAGGAGAAGATTAAGATGATGGTAGAGACTAAGGAGGAGATGTGCGAGGAGAAGATTGAGATGAGGATAGAGACTAAGGAGGAGTTGTGCGTGGAGAAGATTGAGATGAGGGTAGAGACTAAGGAGGAGATGTGCGAGGAGAAGATTGAGATGAGGGTAGAGACTTGGGAGGAGATGTGTGTGGAGAAGATTGAGATGAGGGTAGAGACATGGGAGAAGATGTGCGTGGAGAAGATTGAGATGAGGGTAGAGACTTGGGAGGAGATGTGCGAGGAGAAGATTGAGATGAGGGTAGAGACTTGGGAAGAGATGTGCGTGGAGAAGATTGAGATGAGGGTAGAGACTTGGGAGGAGATGTGCGAGGAGAAGATTGAGATGAGGGTAGAGACTTGGGAGGAGATGTGCGAGGAGAAGATTGAGATGAGGGTAGAGACTTGGGAAGAGATGTGCGTGGAGAAGATTGAGATGAGGGTAGAGACTTGGGAGGAGATGTGCGAGGAGAAGATTGAGATGAGGGTAGAGACTTGGGAGGAGATGTGCGTGGAGATTAAGATGAGGGTAGAGGCTTGGGAGGAGATGTGCGAGGAGAAGATTGAGATGAGGGTAGAGACTAAGGAGGAGATGTGCGTGGAGAAGATTGAGATGAGGGTAGAGACTTGGGAGGAGATGTGCGTGGAGATTAAGATGAGGGTAGAGACTTGGGAGGAGATGTGCGAGGAGAAGATTGAGATGAGGGTAGAGACTAAGGAGGAGATGTGCAAGGAGAAGATTGAGATGAGGGTAGAGACTAAGGAGGAGATGTGCAAGGAGAAGATTGAGATGAGGGTAGAGACTAAGAAGGAGATGTGCGAGGAGAAGATTGAGATGAGGGTAGAGACTTGGGAGGAGATGTGCGTGGAGATTAAGATGAGGGTAGAGGCTTGGGAGGAGATGTGCGAGGAGAAGATTGAGATGAGGGTAGAGACTAAGGAGGAGATGTGCGTGGAGAAGATTAAGATGAGGGTAGAGACTTGGGAGGAGATGTGCGAGGAGAAGATTGAGATGAGGGTAGAGACTAAGGAGGAGATGTGCGTGGAGAAGATTGAGATGAGGGTAGAGACTTGGGAGGAGATGTGCGTGGAGATTAAGATGAGGGTAGAGACTTGGGAGGAGATGTGCGAGGAGAAGATTGAGATGAGGGTAGAGACTAAGGAGGAGATGTGCGTGGAGAAGATTAAGATGAGGGTAGAGACTTGGGAGGAGATGTGCGAGGAGAAGATTGAGATGAGGGTAGAGACTAAGGAGGAGATGTGCGTGGAGAAGATTGAGATGAGGGTAGAGACTTGGGAGGAGATGTGCGTGGAGATTAAGATGAGGGTAGAGACTTGGGAGGAGATGTGCGAGGAGAAGATTGAGATGAGGGTAGAGACTAAGGAGGAGATGTGCGTGGAGAAGATTGAGATGAGGGTAGAGACTTGGGAGGAGATGTGCGTGGAGATTAAGATGAGGGTAGAGACTTGGGAGGAGATGTGCGAGGAGAAGATTGAGATGAGGGTAGAGACTAAGGAGGAGATGTGCAAGGAAAAGATTGAGATGAGGGTAGAGACTAAGGAGGAGATGTGCAAGGAGAAGATTGAGATGAGGGTAGAGACTAAGAAGGAGATGTGCGAGGAGAAGATTGAGATGAGGGTAGAGACTTGGGAGGAGATGTGCGTGGAGATTAAGATGAGGGTAGAGACTTGGGAGGAGATGTGCGAGGAGAAGATTGAGATGAGGGTAGAGACTAAGGAGGAGATGTGCGTGGAGAAGATTAAGATGAGGGTAGAGACTTGGGAGGAGATGTGCGAGGAGAAGATTGAGATGAGGGTAGAGACTAAGGAGGAGATGTGCGTGGAGAAGATTAAGATGAGGGTAGAGACTTGGGAGGAGATGTGCGAGGAGAAGATTGAGAAGAGGGTAGAGACTAAGGAGGAGATGTGCGAGGAGAAGATTGAGATGAGGGTAGAGACTAAGGAGGAGATGTGTGTGGAGAAGATTGAGATGAGGGTAGAGACTTGGGAGGAGATGTGCGAGGAGAAGATTGAGATGAGGGTAGAGACTTGGGAGGAGATGTGCGTGGAGAAGATTAAGATGAGGATAGAGACTTGA